The following proteins are co-located in the Telopea speciosissima isolate NSW1024214 ecotype Mountain lineage chromosome 9, Tspe_v1, whole genome shotgun sequence genome:
- the LOC122640097 gene encoding 4-hydroxyphenylpyruvate dioxygenase isoform X2: MVEKSFKLVGFSNFVRQNPKSDRFHVKRFHHIEFWCTDAINPANRFSWGLGMPIVAKSDLSTGNQVHASYLLCSGDFNLLFTAPYSPSISNTDNLAQTAAIPTLSHSAVASFAATHGLAVRAIAIEVEDAVAAFNASVANGAKPSSSPIDLDGGAAVIAEVHLYGDVVLRYVSHRTPDPLFLPRFEKVEESSSFPLLDFGIRRLDHAVGNVTDLAKAVAYVKEFTGFHEFAEFTTEDVGTSESGLNSVVLANNEEMVLLPMNEPVFGTKRKSQIQTYLEHNDGPGVQHLALMSEDIFRTLREMRRRSGVGGFEFMPSPPPTYYKNLKNRAGDILSDEQIKECEELGILVDRDDQGTLLQIFTKPVGDR; the protein is encoded by the coding sequence ATGGTGGAGAAGAGCTTCAAGCTAGTGGGCTTTTCCAACTTCGTCCGCCAGAACCCCAAATCCGATCGTTTCCATGTGAAGCGCTTTCACCATATTGAATTCTGGTGCACTGACGCCATTAATCCCGCCAATCGCTTCTCTTGGGGCCTAGGCATGCCCATCGTCGCTAAATCCGACCTCTCTACCGGCAACCAAGTCCACGCCTCTTACCTCCTTTGTTCCGGCGACTTCAACCTCCTCTTCACCGCCCCTTACTCCCCTTCCATATCCAACACCGACAACCTTGCCCAAACCGCCGCTATCCCGACTTTATCCCACTCAGCCGTCGCCTCCTTCGCCGCCACCCATGGTCTTGCCGTCCGGGCCATCGCCATCGAGGTCGAAGACGCCGTCGCTGCCTTCAACGCTAGTGTCGCCAACGGTGCAAAACCTTCGTCTTCTCCAATAGACCTCGACGGCGGCGCTGCGGTCATTGCCGAGGTCCATCTGTACGGTGACGTAGTCCTTCGCTACGTCAGTCATAGGACTCCAGATCCACTCTTTCTTCCCCGATTCGAGAAGGTTGAGGAATCATCATCGTTCCCCCTTCTTGATTTCGGGATTCGCCGCCTTGACCATGCCGTTGGTAACGTTACTGACCTGGCTAAAGCGGTGGCTTACGTGAAGGAATTCACGGGGTTTCACGAATTTGCAGAGTTTACAACAGAGGATGTAGGTACGAGTGAAAGTGGATTGAATTCTGTTGTTCTGGCGAACAACGAAGAGATGGTGTTGTTGCCAATGAATGAACCAGTGTTTGGAACAAAGAGGAAGAGTCAGATACAGACTTACTTAGAGCATAACGATGGACCTGGAGTGCAGCACTTGGCTTTGATGTCAGAAGATATATTTAGGACATTGAGGGAGATGAGGAGGAGAAGTGGAGTTGGTGGGTTCGAGTTcatgccatcaccaccaccgacATATTACAAGAATTTGAAGAACAGGGCCGGCGATATTTTGTCAGATGAGCAGATAAAAGAGTGTGAGGAGTTGGGGATATTGGTGGATAGAG